A stretch of Electrophorus electricus isolate fEleEle1 chromosome 3, fEleEle1.pri, whole genome shotgun sequence DNA encodes these proteins:
- the atf3 gene encoding cyclic AMP-dependent transcription factor ATF-3, which produces MMLQHPGAGVGPSEVSASALVPCLSPPGSLTLEDFTHFSPLIKEELRHAIQSKRVSSGMNTASTDYGSSSSERPAAARRELTSEEVDRRKRRRERNKIAAAKCRNKKKEKTDCLQKESEKLESINAELKAQVEDLKNQKQQLVYMLNLHRPTCIVRAQNGQTPEDERNLFIQQIREGALQGLNLSVTASAQSVVQTTCGHL; this is translated from the exons ATGATGCTTCAGCATCCCGGTGCGGGTGTGGGTCCTTCAGAAGTGAGCGCATCGGCTCTGGTCCCTTGCCTGTCCCCGCCGGGCTCTTTGACGCTGGAGGACTTCACTCATTTCAGCCCTCTCATCAAAGAGGAGCTGCGACACGCGATTCAGAGCAAACGTGTGTCCAGCGGCATGAACACCGCGAGCACTGACTACGGTAGCTCCAGCTCCGAGCGCCCCGCGGCAGCCAGGAGAGAG CTTACGTCTGAAGAGGTCGACAGAAGGAAAAGACGAAGGGAAAGAAACAAAATTGCTGCTGCCAAGTGCAGGaacaagaagaaagagaaaacagactgTTTACAAAAG GAATCTGAGAAATTGGAATCAATAAATGCTGAGCTGAAGGCCCAGGTCGAGGACCTGAAGAACCAGAAGCAACAGCTGGTCTACATGCTGAACCTCCACAGACCCACCTGCATCGTGCGAGCCCAGAATGGCCAGACCCCCGAGGATGAGCGCAATCTCTTTATACAGCAGATTAGGGAGGGCGCTCTTCAAGGTTTGAACCTTAGTGTCACTGCATCTGCACAGTCTGTAGTGCAAACCACATGTGGTCATCTCTGA